AGCAAGTGGTCAGCGATTGTGTGGCCAAAGAAGGCATCAAGGAGGCGGGCGGTTTCATTCTGCGCACGGCGGCCGAAGGCGCAGGCGCTGACGAAATCCTCATGGACATCCGCTACCTGCGTCGTCTCTGGGATCAGATCAACGAACAGATCAAAACCATCGCCGCGCCTAGTGTGATCTATGAAGACCTCGGCCTGGCTCTGCGCACGCTGCGAGATCTGGTCAACCCGAAGATCGAGAAGATCCGCATCGATTCCCGGGAGACGTTTCAGAAAACCACGCAGTTCGTCGCCGAACTGATGCCGGAAATCGCCGATCGTCTTGAGCACTACCCCGGCGAGCGTCCTATTTTCGACCTGTACGGTGTCGAAGACGAAATCCAGCGAGCGCTGGAACGCAAGGTGCCGCTAAAGTCCGGTGGTTATCTGGTGATCGATCCTGCGGAAGCCATGACCACCATCGACGTCAACACCGGCGCTTTCGTTGGCCATCGCAATCTCGAAGAGACCATTTTCAAGACCAATCTCGAAGCGGCCACGGCCATTGCCCGGCAGCTGCGACTGCGTAATCTGGGCGGGATCATCATCATCGATTTCATCGACATGGAAGATGAGGAGCATCAGCGCCAAGTGCTGCGCACGCTGGAAAAACAGCTGGAGCGTGATCACGCCAAGACCAACATCATCGGCATTACCGAGTTGGGCCTGGTACAGATGACGCGCAAGCGCACCCGCGAAAGTCTCGAACAAGTGCTGTGTGAACCGTGCAGCAGTTGTCAGGGCCGCGGCAAATTGAAGACCGCCGAAACCATCTGTTACGAGATTTTCCGGGAGATTCTGCGCGAGGCTCGAGCCTATCAGGCCGAAGGCTACCGCGTGTTGGCGAACCAGAAAGTCGTCGATCGCTTGCTCGACGAAGAATCCGGTAACGTCGCCGAGCTTGAAGGGTTCATCGGCCGCACCATACGCTTCCAGGTGGAAACCATGTATTCCCAGGAACAATATGACGTGGTGTTGCTCTGAACCCCGGCATCACACCTTTTTCACCGCGGCTGGCCTCAGCTTTTCGCAGTATTTTTGCCATGGGAGCCAACTGACATGGAGCGTCTGACACGCATTTTGGCCGCAATCACCCGATGGGGGCTGGGCCTGTGCGCGTTGGTTCTGGTGTTGATGGCGTTATACGTCAGCCTCGGCCGCGAGCTGACCCCGCTGGTGGCCGAATATCGTGCCGATATTGAAGACAAAGCCAGCGCCGCCCTCGGCATGCCGCTGCAAATCGGTGGGCTGGAAGGTAGCTGGAGTGGGTTTGCGCCGATCCTGCTCGCCCACGATGTGATGGTCGGCGACGGTGCCAATGCGTTGCGTCTGGACAGAGTGCGGGCTGTACCGGATTTGTGGGCCAGCCTGCTCGCCCGCGAAGTGCGCATCGCACATCTGGAACTCAATGGCCTGAAAATCAGCGTCAAGGAAGCCGAGGATGGCACATGGGCGCTCGAAGGTTTGCCGGTGCAGAAGGATCAACCGTTCGATCCGGTGCAGTTATTCCAGCGCTCGCAAATGATTCAGCAACTGTCGGTACTCGACAGCCAGGTGACCCTGCAACCGCTCGATCACCCGCCGATGACCCTGACCTATGTCGGACTCAGCCTGAAAACCGGCGCCAGTCGCCAGCGTCTCGATGCCCGTTTGACCTTGCCTGACGGTCAGCCTGTAGCGCTGAACCTGCGCACCCGGCTGCGCCCTGATCAATGGCAGAACAGTACGATCGACGGTTACGCCAGTCTGCCGCAGAGCGACTGGTCGAAATGGTTACCCGAACGCCTGACCCAACAATGGAATTTTTCCGAGATCAAGGCCGGCGGCGAGCTTTGGGTCAACTGGGCCGAAGGCGCGCTGCAAAGCGCGGCGTTGCGCCTGAATGCGCCCCAAATCAAAGGCGCCTATGCCGAGCGCAAACCGATCAAGATCGACAATCTGGCGCTCAACGCTTACTACCGCAACAGCCCCGAGGGTGCGCGCGTCACCTTCGATTCGCTAGCCATGAGTTTCGGCGAAACCCGCTGGGAATCGCGGGTTCAAATCCAGCAAACCCGAGCGACCGACAAGGATCAGGAACTCTGGCATTTGCAGGCCGACCGCCTCGACCTGACACCGCTCACACCGTTGCTCAATGCGTTGGGGCCATTACCGCAAGGCGCCGCCACGGCGGTCGAGCGTTTGAAGGTGACTGGCGGCTTGCGCAATGTCTTGCTGGATTTCCGCCCGACTGCCACCGACGGCAACGAATTCGGCTTTGCCGCCAATCTCGATAACGTCGGCTTCGATGCCTATCACGGGGCCCCGGCGGCGCGAAATGTCAGTGGCAGCCTCAGCGGCAATCTGGCTGGCGGCGAATTGCGCCTCGACAGCAAGGATTTTGTCCTGCACCTCGACCCGATTTTTGCCAAGCCGTGGCAGTACCTCCAGGCCAACGCTCGCTTGACCTGGAAGCTCGACAAGGATGGCTTCACTCTGATCGCGCCATACCTCAAGGTGCTGGGCGAAGAGGGCAAGATTGCTGGTGACTTCCTGATTCGCCTGCACTTCGACCACAGTCAGGAAGACTACATGGACCTGCGTGTCGGGCTGGTTGAGGGCGACGGCCGCTACACCGCCAAATATCTGCCCGCAGTCCTGAGCCCGGCGCTCGACGAGTGGCTGCGCACGGCGATTCTCAAGGGCGCGGTCGATCAGGGCTTCTTTCAGTATCAAGGTTCGCTGAGCAAGAATGCCGGCGAGGCTGAACGCAGCATCAGTCTGTTTTTCAAGGTGCATGACGCTGAACTGGCATTCCAGCCGGGCTGGCCGCATGTCAGCAAAGTCACTGGCGATGTGTTCATCGAAGATAGCGGCGTAAGGATCTGGGCGAATAAAGGCCAGTTGCTCGATACCCAGGTCAAAGATGTTTTCGTCAATATTCCTCACGTGCCGGCCGGGCAGAACACCCATATGTTCCTGAATGGGGCATTTGCCGGCGGTTTGGGCGACGGTTTGAAGATTCTTCAGGATGCACCGATCGGCACGGCAGACACTTTTGCAGGATGGGAGGGTGCCGGCGATCTGACCGGCAAGCTCAAGTTGGACATCCCGCTGGCCAAGGGCGATCAGCCGAAAATCCTGGTCGACTTCAAGACCGCCAATGCGCGACTGAAACTGGCCGAACCGACGTTGGAACTGAGCCAGCTCAAGGGTGATTTCCGCTTCGACAGCGCCAAGGGCCTCAGCGGTCAGAACATCGCTGCCCGCGCGTTCGACAAACCGGTCACTGCACAGATTTTCGCCGATGGCAGCCCTCGCAACCTCAAGACCCGCGTCGCGGCGTCGGGGCAAGTCGAGGTTAAAAAGCTCACCGACTGGCTGGGCGTGACCCAGCCATTGCCGGTATCCGGGACGATTCCCTATCAGTTGCAGCTGAATCTGCAGGGTGCCGACAGCCAGTTGATGGTCAGCTCCAGCCTTAAGGGCGTGGCGGTCGATCTGCCCGCGCCGTTCGGCATGGCCGCCGATGTCGGGCGTGACACTGTGTTTCGCATGACCTTGC
This window of the Pseudomonas fluorescens genome carries:
- the rng gene encoding ribonuclease G, with translation MSEEILINITPMESRVAVVENGVLQEVHVERTQKRGIVGNIYKGKIVRVLPGMQAAFVDIGLDRAAFIHAAEISLREGPAVESISSLVHEGQSLVVQVTKDPIGSKGARLTTQLSIPSRYLVYMPRTAHVGISLKIEDEAERERLKQVVSDCVAKEGIKEAGGFILRTAAEGAGADEILMDIRYLRRLWDQINEQIKTIAAPSVIYEDLGLALRTLRDLVNPKIEKIRIDSRETFQKTTQFVAELMPEIADRLEHYPGERPIFDLYGVEDEIQRALERKVPLKSGGYLVIDPAEAMTTIDVNTGAFVGHRNLEETIFKTNLEAATAIARQLRLRNLGGIIIIDFIDMEDEEHQRQVLRTLEKQLERDHAKTNIIGITELGLVQMTRKRTRESLEQVLCEPCSSCQGRGKLKTAETICYEIFREILREARAYQAEGYRVLANQKVVDRLLDEESGNVAELEGFIGRTIRFQVETMYSQEQYDVVLL
- a CDS encoding YhdP family protein, producing the protein MERLTRILAAITRWGLGLCALVLVLMALYVSLGRELTPLVAEYRADIEDKASAALGMPLQIGGLEGSWSGFAPILLAHDVMVGDGANALRLDRVRAVPDLWASLLAREVRIAHLELNGLKISVKEAEDGTWALEGLPVQKDQPFDPVQLFQRSQMIQQLSVLDSQVTLQPLDHPPMTLTYVGLSLKTGASRQRLDARLTLPDGQPVALNLRTRLRPDQWQNSTIDGYASLPQSDWSKWLPERLTQQWNFSEIKAGGELWVNWAEGALQSAALRLNAPQIKGAYAERKPIKIDNLALNAYYRNSPEGARVTFDSLAMSFGETRWESRVQIQQTRATDKDQELWHLQADRLDLTPLTPLLNALGPLPQGAATAVERLKVTGGLRNVLLDFRPTATDGNEFGFAANLDNVGFDAYHGAPAARNVSGSLSGNLAGGELRLDSKDFVLHLDPIFAKPWQYLQANARLTWKLDKDGFTLIAPYLKVLGEEGKIAGDFLIRLHFDHSQEDYMDLRVGLVEGDGRYTAKYLPAVLSPALDEWLRTAILKGAVDQGFFQYQGSLSKNAGEAERSISLFFKVHDAELAFQPGWPHVSKVTGDVFIEDSGVRIWANKGQLLDTQVKDVFVNIPHVPAGQNTHMFLNGAFAGGLGDGLKILQDAPIGTADTFAGWEGAGDLTGKLKLDIPLAKGDQPKILVDFKTANARLKLAEPTLELSQLKGDFRFDSAKGLSGQNIAARAFDKPVTAQIFADGSPRNLKTRVAASGQVEVKKLTDWLGVTQPLPVSGTIPYQLQLNLQGADSQLMVSSSLKGVAVDLPAPFGMAADVGRDTVFRMTLQGQERRYWVNYDQLANFTFAAPPSDFTAGRGELFLGAGEAVLPGAKGLRIRGVLSELDVAPWQDLASKYAGQDPGDSAKQLLSSADIKVGKLTAFGTTLDQAAVQLNRKPGAWNLALDSQQAKGTASLPDAKSTPIAVNLQYVKLPAPDPTVQADENAPDPLVSVDPTKIPALDITINQLFQGQDLVGGWSLKVRPTAKGLALNNLDMGLKGILLQGNGGWEGAAGSTSSWFKGRIGGKNLADVLKGWGFAPSVTSEEFHMDVDGRWPGSPAWLATKRFSGTLDASLNKGQFIEVEGGAQALRVFGLLNFNSIGRRLRLDFSDLFGKGLSYDRVKGLLVATNGVYDTQEPIRLTGPSSNIELNGRLDMVAEQVDAKLLVTLPVTNNLPIAALIVGAPAVGGALFLIDKLIGDRVARFASVKYTVKGPWKEPKITFDKPF